GTGAAAACGGTCACGCCCGGGGCGCCCGTAGAACCCGAAGCAGGCACGCCCGTGAAGCCCGTGGAAGCATTCACACCCGTGGCATCCGTGAAGCCCGTGGAAGCGGTGACTCCGGTGAGCTCCGTGAAGCCCGAGCCGTGGGATTTCGGCCTTGCGCTCCTGGTGGACTCCAGCGCCTACCCACCGGACCTGAAGGCCATCCACCGGGTCATTCCCGAACTACCGCTTGAGGAGGCGCTGGCCAAGGCCAAGGGCTCGTGGCAGGTACACGACCACGCGGACCTGACCGACGGCCTGGCCGCGCTGGAGGAGACCAGCGGACCGGCTTACCTGCTGTCCGCCGGCGGGCCCACCCACCTTCTCACCGACCCTGACCTCGACCAGCTCGAACACGCCATGCCGGCCGAGCGCTCGGCCGGGTGGCGGGCCCTGAACACCTCGATCCTCGCGGAGTTTCTCCTGCCGAAGGTGTGGGGGATACAGGACGACGAGTTGTCGGTGCGCATCGTCCACCACGACCCGGAGGCCGCCGTACGGCTCGCACAGGCCTCCGGTGGGACCGCGGTGCTGCTGCGCCCGCTGGCGGTCGACGATGTGCTCGCGATCGCCGCTCAGGGGGAACGGGTGCCTCGCAAGTCCACCTCCTTCGGCCCGAAGCCCAGGACCGGCCTGGTTCTGCGCCTGCTCTCCCCGGGACAGACATCCCCCAGGAAGAACCTGCCCTTCGAGAAGCCCGAGTCCTGAGAACCACCGGGTCCTGAGAACTAAGGGAGCCGGAGTCCGACCGGGGCGAGATCCAGTCCAACCGGGGTAGGGTCCGGCCCGGCTGAGGTGGTGAGGTCAGGCACTGAGGTGAGACCGGGTCTGGCCGGGGTGATTCGCGGCTCCCCGCCCTGCCTCGCGCTCCCCTCCCCCGTCTGGAGACCCGCGGCCCCCTTTCTCGCATGCAGAAGTGAGTGCACCGACCGGGGCGGGGCAGGCACAGGACCTCCCTCGTCGCCGGTCAAGATCATGGTGACCTTGCGCTCAAGGCGTCTCACCGAACGCACCTCGACCTCGTAACCGGACGATTTGGCCCCTTCACTTCCCCACCAGCGGCGGCGTAGCGAACCCGTCACCTCGACGATGTCATCGGGCAGCCAACCGGTCACGGCCTCGATGACCTCGGTCTCGAACGACGCGCACGGGATGGTGTCGACCCGGGCGCCACGCCCGTGGTGCCGCCGCCGGACGATCAGCCGCCAGGTGCCGAGCGTGCTCCCGCTCTGCAACGACCTGATGTGAGCCGCCTCAGGTAGGCGGCCAACGAGAATGACCTCGTTACGATCCATGCGATCCTCCCTCGATCCTGCCGGTCGAGGACGACTCTCTACGATGTGAGCTGCGCCGGAATGGCCGAATATCGTTCTGTGGATACCGGTTCCAGTTATGAGGTGGCCTGTGGACAACATCACCGCCCTCGGCGGGGACGTCTATGAGATCGACACGAGGATGGCCGGGTACTCCAGCATCACGGCCGGATACCTGATTCTTGGAGACCGCCCCTGCCTGGTGGAGACCGGTACCTCCACCTCCGCTCCCGTGGTGCGCGACGCCCTCACCTCACTGGGTGTCGGTCCGGGAGATCTCGCCACGGTCGTCGTCACGCACATCCACCTGGATCACGCGGGCGGGGTCGGCGACATCGCCGGTTTCTACCCGGACGCGGAGATCGTGGTTCATGAGAAGGGCGCCCGGCATCTCGCCGATCCGTCCAGGCTGATGGCCAGCGCGCGAATGGTCTGGGGCGACAGGCTGGACATCCTGTTCGGCGAGCTTTCCCCCACGGAAGCCTCGCGGATCCGCGCGCTCGGCGACACCGACACGATCGACCTCGGCAACGGCCGTACCCTGAACAGCCACTACTCGCCGGGGCATGCCAGACACCACGTGGGACTCATCGACTCCGGCACCGGAGACCTCTACGTCGGCGACGCGGCCGGGGTCTACCTCCCGGAGACGGGCGACCTGCGTCCCGCCACGCCCCCGCCGGACTTCGACCTGGGGACCGCGCTGGACTCCATCGCCCTGTTCAAAGCGCTGGGCCCGCAAAGGCTGCTCTTCAGTCACTACGGACCGGTCGCGGATGTGGAGGAGATCCTGGGACGCTCCGCCGAGGAGCTTCGCGTCTGGGTCGACCTGACCCGTCAGGCCCGCACGGAGGGCATGGACCTGGACCACGCGGCTGCCATGGTCAGGGAGCGCACCCGCGACCGCTACGCGGCCCTGACGGCGAACGAGGTGACCGCCGAGCAGTTCGAGCTGCTGAGCGGCGCCCCGTCCAACGTGGCTGGAATCCTGCACTGGCTGGACCGGATCCAGCCGTAAAGACGCGTCCCGTAAAGTCCGGGACCGCCATGGAGGTACCTCCCACATTCCGGGTGCACAGCTCGTCCACCCGGAATGTGATGAAGGTCCTCGGGACTACTTCTTCTCGGCCTTGCCCCGGCCCTGGCCCTGCTCGTCGTCCTCGTCAAGGTCGTCGTCCAGGTCATCGTCTCCGTCGGAGTCGACATCGGAAGCGTCACTGAGAATGTCGCCGAAGTCGGGCTCGATGAAGGCCGGACCGACAGCGCGCTCCACCTTGCCGGGCTTCTCCTCCGCCTTCCGCTCGACGTCGACCGTCTCGTTCCCGGAGTTCCCGGAAGAGACCCCTTCGTCGGAGGAGTCGTTGTCCGGAGCATCACCGGCAGCGGGCCGGTTCGCACTGAACTCGTCGTCAAAGAGATCGTCTTCGGCCTCGATCTCCGCGTCTAGAGCCGCGACGTCGTCGATGTCCGCGTCATCGTCCATATGGACGTCATCGTCAACATCGTCATCGTCGATCTCGTCACCGTCATCGTCACCGTCATCGGCGTCGTCATCGCCCTCGACAGCGGCGTCATCGCTAGAGCGGATGTCGCCATCGACAACTTCCCCGTCCCCGTCCTCGTCGTCCTCTTCGAGGTCCTCGATGACAGCGCCCGTCAGCTCCGCGTAGCGCTCGGCCGCGTCGGTCTCACCGTCCTCGTCGAAGGCCATCGCCCGGCCGAACCACTCCGTGGCCGGCCCCTCGTGACCCGCCGCGGACAGCGCGTCGGCGTAGGCGAAGGCGAGGCGGGCCGACCAGGGCTGGGGACGGGTGTCACGCAGCTCAGGAAGGCGCTGGAGGGTGATGACCGCGGCGTCGTTCTGGCCGAGATCCCTCCGGGCGCCGGACTCCACGATGGCGAGCTCGATCTTGCCGACGCGGTCGAGCCGCTCGGCCTCCTTGGAGCGGACCAGGTCAAGGGCACGCTCGGGACGGCCAAGGCCGCGCTCGCAGTCCGCCATGATCGGCAGGAACGAGTCGGAACCCGTCATCCGGCGAGCCGCGCGCAGATCACTGAGCGCCTCGGAGAAGTGACCGGCACGGTAGGCCGCGATGCCGACGGCCTCGCGGATCACTCCGATCCTGGCCGCGAAGCGGCGGGCGACCTTCGTGTGCTCGTACGCCCGCTCCGCGTCGTCCTCGCCGAGAGCCCTCTCGGCCGCCACGAGGTGGCGGGAGATCAGATCCGCGAGGTCGAGCGGAAGGGAACGCAGTTCTTCGCGGATCTCCTTGTCGAGCTCCTCCGCGGTGATGTCCGGGGCGAGCTCGGGCAACTCCTCCCGCTGGCCGCTGGGAGCCTCGCCGCCTCCGCCGGACCGGTCATCCCGGCCATAGCGGGTGCGGGACCCCTCAGCATCGCGGTCGCGATTCCCGAAGGGACGCCCTCCCCCGGGACGGTCGTCGCGGTTGAACGGCGGCCGGTCCCCTCCGCGGTTGAACGACGGACGCTCACCACCGCGGTCGTCACGGTTGGAGGCGGGACGGTCACCACGGTAGCCACTGCTGGGACGGTCGTCACGGTTGAACGGCCTGCGCTCACCACCGCGGTCATCGCGGTTGAACGACGGACGCTCACCGCCACGGTCGTCGCGGTTGAACGGCCTGCGCTCACCATCGGGACGCGAACCATACTGGCTACGGGCCTGGTCACGGTCACCGTACGAACGACGCTCGCCACCACGATCATCGCGACTGGACGACGGCCGATCATCACGATTGAACGGCGGACGACCCGAACCACGGTCATCACGATTGAACGGAGGACGATCCCCCCCACGACTGTCGCGGTTGAACGGCGGACGCTCACCACCGCGGTCGTCACGGTTGGAGGCGGGACGGTCACCACGGTAGCCACTGCTGGGACGGTCGTCACGGTTGAACGGCCTGCGCTCACCACCGCGGTCATCGCGGTTGAACGACGGACGCTCACCGCCACGGTCGTCGCGGTTGAACGGAGGACGGCCCCCGCCGGGACGGTCGTCGCGGTTGAACGGCCTGCGCTCACCATCGGGACGCGAACCATACTGGCTACGGGCCTGGTCACGGTCACCGTACGAACGACGCTCGCCACCACGATCATCGCGACTGGACGACGGCCGATCATCACGATTGAACGGCGGACGACCCGAACCACGGTCATCACGATTGAACGGAGGACGGCCCCCACCGCGGTCATCGCGGTTGAACGGAGGACGACCTCCACCGGGACGATCGTCACGATTGAACGGCCTGCGCTCACCACCGCGGTCGTCGCGGTTGAACGGAGGACGGCCCCCGCCGGGACGGTCGTCGCGGTTGAACGGCCTGCGCTCACCATCGGGACGCGAACCATACTGGCTACGGGCCTGGTCACGGTCACCGTACGAACGACGCTCGCCACCACGATCATCGCGACTGGACGACGGCCGATCATCACGATTGAACGGAGGACGATCCCCCCCACGACTGTCGCGGTTAAAGGAAGGACGATCACCGCGATACCCGCCACCAGGACGATCATCACGATTGAACGGCTTACGCTCACCACCGCGGTCATCGCGGTTGAACGGAGGACGACCTCCACTGGGACGGTCATCACGGTTGAACGGAGGACGACCACCGCTGGGACGGTCATCACGGTTGAACGGAGGACGACCACCGCTGGGACGGTCATCACGGTTGAACGGAGGACGACCACCGCTGGGACGGTCATCACGGTTGAACGGAGGACGGCCGGAGCCACGGTCGTCACGGTTGTAGGACGGCCGGTCGCCACGATCACGGGCCCCATAGGAACCACCGCGGGACTGGTCACGGTCACCGTAAGGACGCTGACCCTCGCCACGCGGCCCTGAGGGTTTCTGCCCGCCCCCCGGACGGTCGTCACGGTTGAACGGAGGACGACTGGCACCACGGTCGTCACGGTTGTAGGACGGCCGGTCGCCACGATCACGAGAGCCGTAAGAACCACTCGGGCGCCCCTCTCGGCGCTCACCATACCGGGGACCGTCGCCCGGACGTCCCCTGTCACCACCTGCGCGATCGCTACGGTGGCCTCCCTGGCCACCAGATCCGCGGTTTTCGCCCTCTTCGCGTCGGCCCGCGCCCTCAGGCCCGTTGTCACTGTTCACTTCTGGTCCATTCGTTGGCTCACTCTGCGAGCACGTCCCATCTCCTCGATCGGATGGGACGTTCGCTATGCGGGCGGTCTCCGGCCGCGGGGTGCGCCCCGTTCGCTATCGCTGCCCCGCCCTATCGTGGTCTGGCGCGACGAAGGCCACCCGCTGGTGGGGTGGCCCGGCCTCTCCAGCCTAGCAAGCCCCTGAAAGTCCATACGCCCTTCCCCCCGCACCCACAAATGATCACGACCATCCCGCTGGACCCTTCGTGGGCGATTTTAAGAGATCTGCGGGGCCGTCTGACCCGCCGGCCATCACGTTGCCCAGGAATGCCGTGGGAGCCAAAGGCCGCTCAACAAACGCTCCGTAACGCAAAAAACACGTAGGCCCCCACCAAAGGTGGGGGCCTACGTGAAACGATTGTCCGGCGGTGACCTACTCTCCCACACCGTCCCCGGTGCAGTACCATCGGCGCTGAAGAGCTTAACTTCCGGGTTCGGAATGTAACCGGGTGTTTCCCCTTCGCCATAACCGCCGTAACCCTATGAAACACACAAACCAATGTTTGTTGTCTCAGAATTGCGTAGTGGACGCGAGCATATTGCTTTGTGGTCAAGTCCTCGGCCTATTAGTACTGGTCAGCTCCACACATTACTGCGCTTCCACTTCCAGCCTATCAACCCGGTCGTCTACCGGGAGCCTTACCCACTCTCATGGTGGGAGACCTCATCTCAAGGCGAGCTTCCCGCTTAGATGCTTTCAGCGGTTATCCCTTCCGAACGTAGCCAACCAGCCGTGCTCCTGGCGGAACAACTGGCACACCAGAGGTTCGTCCGTCCCGGTCCTCTCGTACTAGGGACAGCTCCTTTCAAGTCTCCTGCGCGCGCAGCGGATAGGGACCGAACTGTCTCGCGACGTTCTAAACCCAGCTCGCGTACCGCTTTAATGGGCGAACAGCCCAACCCTTGGGACCTACTCCAGCCCCAGGATGCGACGAGCCGACATCGAGGTGCCAAACCATCCCGTCGATATGGACTCTTGGGGAAGATCAGCCTGTTATCCCCGGGGTACCTTTTAGCCGTTGAGCGACGGCGCTTCCACATGCCACCGCCGGATCACTAGTCCCAGCTTTCGCTCCTGCTCGACCCGTCGGTCTCACAGTCAAGCTCCCTTGTGCACTTACACTCGACACCTGATTGCCAACCAGGCTGAGGGAACCTTTGGGCGCCTCCGTTACTCTTTAGGAGGCAACCGCCCCAGTTAAACTACCCACCAGACACTGTCCCTGATCCGGATCACGGACCGAAGTTAGACGTTCAAAACGACCAGAGTGGTATTTCACCAATGACTCCACCACCACTAGCGTGATAGCTTCACCGTCTCCCACCTATCCTACACAAGACGTTCCAAACGCCAATGTCAAGCTATAGTGAAGGTCCCGGGGTCTTTCCGTCCTGCTGCGCGTAACGAGCATCTTTACTCGTAGTGCAATTTCGCCGGGTCTGCGGTTGAGACAGCGGGGAAGTCGTTACGCCATTCGTGCAGGTCGGAACTTACCCGACAAGGAATTTCGCTACCTTAGGATGGTTATAGTTACCACCGCCGTTTACTGGCGCTTAAGTTCTCAGCTTCGCACACCAAAGTGCACTAACCGGTCCCCTTAACGTTCCAGCACCGGGCAGGCGTCAGTCCGTATACATCGTCTTACGACTTCGCACGGACCTGTGTTTTTAGTAAACAGTCGCTTCCCCCTGGCCTCTGCGACCCCCACCAGCTCAGAGCGCGAAGCTCATCACCAGCGAAGGCCCCCCTTCTCCCGAAGTTACGGGGGCAATTTGCCGAGTTCCTTAACCACAGTTCACCCGATCGCCTTAGTATTCTCTACCTGACCACCTGAGTCGGTTTAGGGTACGGGCCGCCACGACACTCACTAGAGGCTTTTCTCGGCAGCATAGGATCACCCACTTCGCCACAATCGGCTCGGCATCACATCTCAGACTTAATGCGCTGCGGATTTGCCTACAACGCGTCCTACATGCTTACCCCAGGACTACCATCGCCTGGGCTGGGCTACCTTCCTGCGTCACCCCATCGCTTACCTACTACCAGTTCAGGCCAGGCGTTCACCCTCACCCCAAGCCCGAAGGCTCAAGGGGGTTAAGGACCCTTAGTATCACTGGATTCAGTATTGGCGCATCGTAGCGGGTACGGGAATATCAACCCGTTGTCCATCGACTACGCCTGTCGGCCTCGCCTTAGGTCCCGACTTACCCTGGGCGGATTAGCCTGCCCCAGGAACCCTTGGTCATCCGGCGCAGAAGTTTCTCACTTCTGATTCGCTACTCATGCCTGCATTCTCACTCGCACAGCCTCCACAGCTGGATCACTCCGCTGCTTCCCCGGCCGCACGACGCTCCCCTACCCATCCACACACCTAAACCACAAAGGCTCGGTACATGTGTGAATGCCACGACTTCGGCGGTGTACTTGAGCCCCGCTACATTGTCGGCGCAGAATCACTTGACCAGTGAGCTATTACGCACTCTTTCAAGGGTGGCTGCTTCTAAGCCAACCTCCTGGTTGTCACTGCGACTCCACATCCTTTCCCACTTAGCACACGCTTAGGGGCCTTAGTCGGTGGTCTGGGCTGTTTCCCTCTCGACTACGGAGCTTATCCCCCGCAGTCTCACTGCTACGCTCTCACTTACCGGCATTCGGAGTTTGGCTGACGTCAGTAACCTTGTCGGGCCCATTAGCCATCCAGTGCTCTACCTCCGGCAAGAAACACGTAACGCTGCACCTAAATGCATTTCGGGGAGAACCAGCTATCACGGAGTTTGATTGGCCTTTCACCCCTAAACACAGGTCATCCCCCAGGTTTTCAACCCTGGTGGGTTCGGTCCTCCACGCGGTCTTACCCGCGCTTCAACCTGCCCATGCCTAGATCACTCCGCTTCGGGTCTACAGCATGCGACTCAAACGCCCTATTCAGACTCGCTTTCGCTACGGCTCCCCCACACGGGTTAACCTCGCCACACACCATAACTCGCAGGCTCATTCTTCAAAAGGCACGCAGTCACATCACAAACAAGGCGAACCTCGTTTACGCTCCTACGGCTTGTAGGCACACGGTTTCAGGTACTATTTCACGACCCCTCACCGGGGCGCTTTTCACCTTTCCCTCACGGTACTTGTTCACTATCGGTCATCAGGGAGTATTTAGGCTTACCAGGTGGTCCTGGCAGATTCACACAGGATTTCTCGGGCCCCGTGCTACTTGGGATCCCCTCAAACAGTCCAACCAATTTCGCCTACCCGACTCTCACGGTCTACGGCGCAACTTCCCAGAAGCTTCGACTATCGGAAGGATTTCTAACTGTCTATGGTCTCGGCAGAAACCAACAGAGGGTCCCACAACCCCGCAAACGCAACGCCTGCCGGCTATCACACGCCTACGGTTTAGCCTGATCCGCTTTCGCTCACCACTACTCACGGAATCACTATTTGTTTTCTCTTCCTACGGGTACTGAGATGTTTCACTTCCCCGCGTTACCACCAACCGCCCTATACATTCAGGCGGAGGCAACACCACATGACTGGTGCTAGGTTTCCCCATTCGGACATCCCCGGATCAAAGTCTGGTTGGCGACTCCCCGGGGCTTAACGCAGCCTCCCACGTCCTTCATCGGCTCCTGATGCCAAGGCATCCACCGTGTGCCCTAAAAAACTTGGCCACAAAGATGCTCGCGTCCACTATGCAAATCTCAAACAACAAACAGCGACCAAACCACACCCGCCACCAACACCCACCACCACACACAAAACATGCGCAGCTGTGAACTGGTCTGACAGGAGGTCGGCCCCGCACGAGGCAAAACAGACACCCACCCCGAACCCGGGGCAGGCACCAGGGCCACCACCAACCGGCAGCAGCCCCGAACACGGTCCGTTTCCTCAGGACCCAACAGTGTGTTCGAACCAGCCCAACCCCTGAAACCGTCGTTCCCACTCCCTCCGAAGAGGGCGGT
This region of Streptosporangium sp. NBC_01495 genomic DNA includes:
- a CDS encoding DUF1015 domain-containing protein, with product MANPELPIPGGLVLRPFRGVRFTVDDLAGVTSPPYDLIDEAGVRKLLDTHPNNVVRLILPGTDRHRYAEARETLHQWLSSGVLAADETPAVYVYEQSGPGVLQRGIIGDVGLADPELQIVLPHENVMPGPVADRLALMRTTEANLEPIFLLYDGAGGATTHLVDRIAASRPPLAEAETGDGVRHRLWAVTDTGELASIDADLRPRQALIADGHHRYATYLALQREHRASTTSDAATVMPVEPVTAVKTVTPGAPVEPEAGTPVKPVEAFTPVASVKPVEAVTPVSSVKPEPWDFGLALLVDSSAYPPDLKAIHRVIPELPLEEALAKAKGSWQVHDHADLTDGLAALEETSGPAYLLSAGGPTHLLTDPDLDQLEHAMPAERSAGWRALNTSILAEFLLPKVWGIQDDELSVRIVHHDPEAAVRLAQASGGTAVLLRPLAVDDVLAIAAQGERVPRKSTSFGPKPRTGLVLRLLSPGQTSPRKNLPFEKPES
- a CDS encoding single-stranded DNA-binding protein codes for the protein MLSTGHLITGTGIHRTIFGHSGAAHIVESRPRPAGSREDRMDRNEVILVGRLPEAAHIRSLQSGSTLGTWRLIVRRRHHGRGARVDTIPCASFETEVIEAVTGWLPDDIVEVTGSLRRRWWGSEGAKSSGYEVEVRSVRRLERKVTMILTGDEGGPVPAPPRSVHSLLHARKGAAGLQTGEGSARQGGEPRITPARPGLTSVPDLTTSAGPDPTPVGLDLAPVGLRLP
- a CDS encoding MBL fold metallo-hydrolase — its product is MRWPVDNITALGGDVYEIDTRMAGYSSITAGYLILGDRPCLVETGTSTSAPVVRDALTSLGVGPGDLATVVVTHIHLDHAGGVGDIAGFYPDAEIVVHEKGARHLADPSRLMASARMVWGDRLDILFGELSPTEASRIRALGDTDTIDLGNGRTLNSHYSPGHARHHVGLIDSGTGDLYVGDAAGVYLPETGDLRPATPPPDFDLGTALDSIALFKALGPQRLLFSHYGPVADVEEILGRSAEELRVWVDLTRQARTEGMDLDHAAAMVRERTRDRYAALTANEVTAEQFELLSGAPSNVAGILHWLDRIQP